A section of the Jannaschia sp. S6380 genome encodes:
- a CDS encoding amino acid ABC transporter ATP-binding protein: MTISDEIAIEIKNMNKWYGSFHVLRDIDLTVQRGERIVICGPSGSGKSTLIRCINALEEHQQGSIVVDGTPLSSDLKNIDKIRSEVGMCFQHFNLFPHLTIMENCTLAPIWVRKIPKKEAEETAMFFLEKVKIPEQADKYPGQLSGGQQQRVAIARSLCMRPRIMLFDEPTSALDPEMIKEVLDTMIQLAEEGMTMLCVTHEMGFARQVANRVIFMDAGQIVEQNEPEPFFQNPQNERTKLFLSQILGH, encoded by the coding sequence ATGACGATCTCCGACGAGATCGCCATCGAGATCAAGAACATGAACAAGTGGTACGGCTCGTTCCACGTGCTGCGCGACATCGACCTGACGGTGCAGCGGGGCGAGCGGATCGTGATCTGCGGGCCGTCCGGCTCGGGCAAGTCGACGCTGATCCGCTGCATCAACGCGCTGGAGGAGCATCAGCAGGGTTCGATCGTCGTCGATGGGACGCCGCTGTCGTCGGACCTCAAGAACATCGACAAGATCCGGTCCGAGGTCGGTATGTGCTTCCAGCACTTCAACCTCTTCCCGCATCTGACGATCATGGAGAACTGCACCCTCGCGCCGATCTGGGTCCGCAAGATCCCGAAGAAGGAGGCCGAGGAGACCGCGATGTTCTTCCTCGAGAAGGTCAAGATCCCGGAGCAGGCGGACAAGTATCCCGGCCAGCTCTCGGGCGGACAGCAGCAGCGGGTGGCCATCGCGCGGAGCCTTTGCATGCGCCCGCGGATCATGCTGTTCGACGAACCGACCTCGGCGCTCGATCCCGAGATGATCAAGGAGGTGTTGGACACGATGATCCAGCTCGCCGAGGAGGGGATGACCATGCTCTGCGTGACCCACGAGATGGGCTTCGCGCGGCAGGTGGCGAACCGGGTCATCTTCATGGATGCCGGCCAGATCGTGGAGCAGAACGAGCCGGAGCCGTTCTTCCAGAACCCGCAGAACGAACGCACCAAGCTGTTCCTGAGCCAGATCCTGGGTCACTGA
- a CDS encoding MFS transporter, producing the protein MATETEFSFAALTGSTQRHIRVFQIHQFLDRFAMGLTVAVVALALADRGMDLFQISLLFGVYSLTTMAMELPFGGLADSIGRKPVFLTAVVASLISLALFLSSSDFQVLALSFAFIGFGRALRSGTLDAWFVETFKAAAPNVDVQPALAKAQWANAVGLAIGAVIGGLLPDIFGSVAESLGFSIYDVSYAASFGVMLGVLVFTMLAIVEKPRSVDPGALGQGFANVPSVVRDAGLLALKHPTLSVLLAALAFVLMATNPVEVVWPTHAKPMLDEGYANTVIGTVTATYFFSIAFGAFLSPYVNRIFRRQHALTLAATFAGLAAVQIGLALQGNIIGFVAVFILYSVFLGISETPASSILHRCVGDRQRSTMLSLRSLIQQLGAALGLVLAGLLAEIYSTPIAWIVGAAFLSIAAMLTLVLFKRLIAETDS; encoded by the coding sequence ATGGCAACCGAAACAGAGTTTTCCTTCGCTGCGCTGACCGGTTCGACGCAACGGCACATTCGGGTGTTTCAGATACACCAGTTTCTTGATCGTTTCGCGATGGGTTTGACGGTTGCCGTCGTTGCGCTGGCGTTAGCCGACCGAGGCATGGACCTCTTTCAAATCTCGCTTCTCTTCGGGGTCTACTCGCTCACGACCATGGCGATGGAGCTGCCTTTCGGCGGCTTGGCAGACAGTATCGGACGCAAGCCCGTCTTTCTGACAGCAGTCGTCGCCAGCTTGATTTCGCTCGCGCTCTTTCTCTCATCCAGCGATTTCCAAGTTCTCGCACTTTCATTTGCGTTCATCGGTTTTGGACGGGCGCTCAGGTCAGGAACGCTTGATGCGTGGTTTGTCGAAACTTTCAAGGCCGCCGCGCCAAATGTGGATGTGCAACCTGCACTGGCCAAAGCGCAGTGGGCCAATGCCGTGGGGTTGGCAATTGGCGCCGTCATCGGAGGTCTTTTGCCCGATATTTTCGGCTCGGTCGCGGAAAGCCTCGGGTTCAGTATCTATGATGTGTCCTATGCGGCAAGCTTCGGCGTGATGCTGGGCGTGCTTGTTTTCACGATGTTGGCCATTGTCGAAAAACCACGTTCGGTGGACCCCGGTGCACTCGGACAGGGGTTTGCAAACGTTCCGTCGGTGGTCAGGGACGCGGGCCTCCTTGCTCTGAAGCACCCCACCTTATCCGTCCTCTTGGCAGCGCTGGCGTTCGTCTTGATGGCGACCAACCCGGTCGAGGTGGTCTGGCCAACCCACGCAAAGCCCATGCTGGACGAAGGCTATGCAAACACCGTCATTGGTACGGTGACTGCGACCTATTTCTTCTCCATCGCCTTTGGCGCGTTTCTGTCTCCGTACGTCAACCGGATTTTCAGGCGGCAGCACGCACTGACGCTTGCGGCGACTTTTGCCGGCTTGGCAGCTGTTCAGATCGGATTGGCATTACAGGGCAATATCATCGGCTTCGTGGCCGTCTTTATCCTGTATTCCGTGTTCCTTGGCATCAGCGAAACACCAGCCAGCAGCATTCTGCATCGTTGCGTAGGAGACCGTCAGCGGTCGACCATGCTGTCTCTGAGGTCGCTGATACAACAGTTGGGCGCTGCGCTGGGTCTTGTGTTGGCCGGACTCCTCGCCGAGATCTACTCCACACCTATCGCATGGATTGTGGGTGCGGCGTTTCTCTCTATTGCTGCGATGCTGACCTTGGTGTTGTTCAAAAGGTTAATCGCTGAAACCGATAGCTGA
- a CDS encoding DUF6151 family protein, with protein MPSLGFACTCGTLRGEIADVSPAAYTHIICHCHDCRAAYTHLGLADPEKVGILQTTQDRVKITQGGEKLRVFRHTPRGALRWYATCCDTPLFFTPLKARLVHVGVNADRLDTPDDAGPVVAEAFIPAPGGKQRHKGTARMVGGMVSRMVAKNLNGDWRDTPFFDDAGTPTVSPQVLTREQRAAALMGVGG; from the coding sequence ATGCCCTCGCTGGGCTTCGCCTGCACCTGTGGCACGCTCCGGGGCGAGATCGCCGACGTCTCGCCCGCCGCCTACACCCATATCATCTGCCATTGCCACGACTGCCGGGCGGCCTATACGCATCTGGGCCTCGCCGACCCCGAAAAGGTCGGGATCCTGCAGACGACGCAGGACCGCGTAAAGATCACCCAGGGCGGCGAGAAGCTGCGCGTATTCCGCCACACGCCTCGTGGCGCGCTCCGTTGGTACGCGACCTGCTGCGACACGCCGCTGTTCTTCACCCCGCTCAAGGCCCGGCTGGTCCATGTCGGCGTCAATGCCGACCGCCTCGACACGCCCGACGACGCGGGCCCGGTCGTGGCCGAGGCATTCATTCCCGCCCCCGGCGGCAAGCAACGCCACAAGGGAACGGCCCGCATGGTCGGCGGAATGGTCTCGCGCATGGTGGCCAAGAACCTGAACGGCGACTGGCGGGACACGCCCTTCTTCGACGACGCGGGCACCCCGACAGTCTCACCGCAGGTCCTGACGCGCGAACAGCGCGCCGCCGCGCTGATGGGTGTTGGTGGGTAG
- the phaZ gene encoding polyhydroxyalkanoate depolymerase, protein MRYMAAYDMMEAARNTNAWLGATARTWASYPATAMVPNPMFKMLAAWGEVTERSFARMVVKPDWNIPPITAHEGHDMLVEPEVEISRPFGDLVRFSVSGRPPRTRRILLVAPMSGHYATLLRSTVASLLPDADVWITDWHNARDIPVSAGKFDVEDYTLYLADFMKHLGADLNVIAVCQPAPLTLAATALLAERDPAAQPRTLTLIGGPIDPDAAATDVTDFGRRVTMGQLEQSMIQRVGFQYPGVGRMVYPGLLQLSSFISMNAETHGRAFRDQIMAVARGAASDHDRHNRFYDEYLAVMDMTAEFYLSTVERVFKGLEIAQNRFIVDGHQVDIGKITSVAVKTVEGGKDDISAPGQCVAALDLLTGLPDAKKASYLEPEAGHYGIFAGGSWRRNIRPLVLDFIDANSDDADAAPKRRRGRRAAATPAPEALGDGRIAV, encoded by the coding sequence ATGCGATACATGGCCGCCTACGACATGATGGAAGCCGCCCGTAACACCAATGCCTGGCTGGGGGCGACGGCCCGCACCTGGGCCAGCTATCCCGCCACCGCGATGGTGCCCAACCCGATGTTCAAGATGCTCGCCGCCTGGGGCGAGGTCACCGAGCGCAGCTTCGCCCGCATGGTGGTCAAGCCCGACTGGAACATCCCGCCCATCACCGCCCACGAGGGCCACGACATGCTCGTCGAGCCCGAGGTCGAGATCAGCCGCCCCTTCGGCGACCTCGTCCGCTTCTCGGTCTCTGGCCGCCCGCCCCGGACCCGGCGCATCCTGCTGGTCGCCCCGATGTCCGGCCACTACGCCACGCTCCTGCGCTCCACGGTCGCCTCGCTCCTACCCGATGCCGACGTCTGGATCACCGACTGGCACAATGCCCGCGACATCCCCGTCAGCGCCGGCAAGTTCGACGTCGAGGATTACACCCTCTACCTCGCCGACTTCATGAAACACCTGGGCGCCGACCTGAACGTCATCGCCGTGTGCCAGCCCGCGCCGCTGACGCTGGCGGCGACCGCGCTCCTGGCCGAACGCGACCCCGCCGCGCAGCCGCGCACGCTGACGTTGATCGGCGGCCCGATCGACCCGGATGCCGCCGCCACCGACGTCACCGATTTCGGCCGCCGCGTGACCATGGGCCAGCTGGAGCAGTCGATGATCCAGCGCGTCGGCTTCCAGTACCCGGGCGTGGGCCGCATGGTCTATCCCGGCCTGCTGCAGCTATCGTCCTTCATCTCCATGAACGCCGAGACGCATGGCCGCGCCTTCCGCGACCAGATCATGGCCGTCGCCCGTGGCGCCGCCTCCGACCACGACAGGCACAACCGGTTCTACGACGAATACCTGGCGGTTATGGACATGACCGCCGAATTCTACCTCTCCACGGTGGAGCGCGTCTTCAAGGGCCTCGAGATCGCGCAAAACCGCTTCATCGTCGACGGCCACCAGGTCGATATCGGCAAGATCACCTCCGTCGCGGTCAAGACGGTGGAGGGCGGCAAGGACGACATCTCGGCCCCGGGCCAATGCGTCGCGGCGCTCGACCTGCTGACCGGGCTGCCCGACGCCAAGAAGGCCAGCTACCTCGAACCCGAGGCGGGCCATTACGGTATCTTCGCCGGCGGTTCCTGGCGGCGCAACATCCGGCCGTTGGTGCTCGACTTCATCGACGCCAATTCCGACGATGCCGATGCCGCGCCCAAACGCCGCCGGGGCCGACGCGCCGCCGCCACCCCCGCGCCCGAAGCTCTGGGCGACGGCCGGATCGCAGTCTGA
- the phaC gene encoding class I poly(R)-hydroxyalkanoic acid synthase: protein MSAEDHANGTASDRADTAAEAAALERLNANLVRMDELTKRLVAALSQRRGADHGLQGPGVDLYAKAMAAYWAEMASNPGKLFEQQVGYWGQALRHAMEAQTALASGKPVPAPDDQPKDRRFANPLWQEHPYYNFLKQQYQISASAIRDTVAGLEGLEAADKRRVEFFSQQIVDLFAPTNFLATNPEAMQKAVETEGDSLVKGLENLVRDIEANQGDWLVTLSDPDAFQIGGNIATTEGSVVYRNRMFELIQYAPTTEKVRAVPVVLFPPWINKFYILDLKPQNSLIKWIVDQGYTLFVVSWVNPDASHSDVDFGTYVDEGFLTAIDTVKAITGQSQVNAIGYCIAGTTLAATLALMSRRGDESVRSATFFTTLADFEDPGEMGVFLGEDFVEGIARESAAKGYLDKFFMGRTFSYLRSNDLVYGPAIRSYMLGEAPPAFDLLYWNGDGTNLPGPMVTEYLRRLCNDNELATTGFDLLGEAGLTLADVQVPLCDIACETDHIAHWRGAWQTARKFGAKDKTFILSQSGHIAGIVNPPSKKKYGHYTNDDMKLATPEDWFAGAIFHEGSWWPRWEEWLRGRSGRQVAARAPGGPDHPVLQAAPGSYVLPKGRAA from the coding sequence ATGAGCGCAGAGGATCACGCGAACGGAACGGCCAGTGATCGGGCGGACACGGCTGCCGAGGCCGCGGCGCTGGAGCGTCTGAACGCGAACCTGGTGCGCATGGACGAGCTGACGAAACGGCTCGTCGCGGCGTTGTCGCAACGGCGCGGGGCCGATCACGGACTGCAGGGGCCGGGGGTCGATCTCTATGCCAAGGCGATGGCCGCCTACTGGGCCGAGATGGCCAGCAACCCCGGCAAGCTGTTCGAGCAGCAGGTCGGATATTGGGGGCAGGCGCTGCGGCACGCGATGGAGGCGCAGACGGCGCTGGCCAGCGGCAAGCCGGTGCCCGCGCCAGACGACCAGCCCAAGGACCGGCGTTTTGCGAACCCGCTGTGGCAGGAGCATCCGTACTACAACTTCCTCAAGCAGCAGTACCAGATAAGCGCCTCGGCCATCCGCGACACGGTGGCGGGGCTGGAGGGGCTGGAGGCGGCCGACAAGCGGCGGGTGGAGTTTTTCAGCCAGCAGATCGTGGATCTGTTCGCGCCCACGAACTTTCTGGCGACCAACCCTGAGGCGATGCAGAAAGCGGTCGAGACCGAGGGCGACAGCCTGGTAAAGGGGCTGGAGAACCTCGTGCGCGACATCGAGGCCAACCAGGGCGACTGGCTGGTCACGCTGTCGGACCCCGACGCATTCCAGATCGGCGGCAACATCGCCACGACCGAGGGCAGCGTGGTCTATCGTAACCGGATGTTCGAACTGATCCAGTATGCGCCGACGACCGAAAAGGTGCGCGCTGTGCCGGTCGTACTGTTCCCGCCCTGGATCAATAAATTCTACATTCTGGACCTGAAACCGCAGAACAGCCTGATCAAATGGATCGTCGATCAGGGATACACGCTGTTCGTGGTCAGCTGGGTGAACCCGGACGCGTCCCATTCAGACGTGGATTTCGGCACCTATGTCGACGAGGGGTTCCTGACGGCGATCGACACCGTGAAGGCGATCACCGGGCAGTCCCAGGTCAACGCCATCGGATACTGCATCGCCGGCACGACGCTGGCGGCCACGCTGGCGCTGATGTCGCGGCGGGGTGACGAGTCGGTCCGCTCGGCCACGTTCTTCACCACGCTGGCCGATTTCGAGGACCCGGGCGAGATGGGCGTGTTCCTCGGCGAGGATTTCGTCGAGGGCATCGCCCGCGAAAGCGCGGCCAAGGGCTATCTGGACAAGTTCTTCATGGGGCGGACGTTCAGCTATCTGCGCTCGAACGACCTGGTCTATGGGCCGGCGATCAGATCCTACATGCTGGGCGAGGCACCGCCGGCCTTCGACCTGCTCTACTGGAACGGTGACGGGACGAACCTGCCTGGCCCGATGGTGACGGAATACCTGCGCCGCTTATGCAACGACAACGAGCTGGCCACGACCGGGTTCGACCTGCTGGGCGAGGCGGGGCTGACGCTGGCCGACGTGCAGGTGCCGCTTTGCGACATTGCCTGCGAGACGGATCACATCGCGCATTGGCGCGGTGCCTGGCAGACCGCCCGCAAGTTCGGAGCGAAGGACAAGACCTTCATCCTTTCGCAGTCCGGGCATATCGCGGGGATCGTGAACCCGCCGTCGAAGAAGAAGTACGGCCATTATACGAACGACGACATGAAGCTCGCGACGCCCGAGGACTGGTTCGCGGGCGCCATCTTCCACGAAGGATCCTGGTGGCCCCGGTGGGAGGAGTGGCTTCGCGGGCGGTCGGGCCGACAGGTGGCTGCGCGCGCGCCGGGTGGACCCGATCATCCTGTCCTGCAGGCCGCGCCGGGCAGCTATGTGCTTCCGAAGGGCCGCGCCGCCTGA
- a CDS encoding Phasin, which translates to MTNPQDFTKYMSDMMGSFPVDTSAMSEAFKTQAAFAEKLSRVALNAAEQSAEISHKWTRETLTKMGPVAQVKDEPADYAKSVTDFASASAEVAAENMAAFAEVAKKVQMETVELMMAAGKEAQEDATAAVKKATADATTATKKAATAK; encoded by the coding sequence ATGACCAACCCGCAAGACTTCACCAAGTACATGTCCGACATGATGGGCTCGTTCCCCGTCGACACCTCGGCCATGAGCGAAGCGTTCAAGACCCAGGCCGCCTTCGCCGAGAAGCTGAGCCGCGTCGCGCTGAACGCAGCCGAGCAGTCGGCCGAGATCAGCCACAAGTGGACCCGTGAGACCCTGACCAAGATGGGCCCCGTTGCGCAGGTCAAGGACGAGCCGGCCGACTACGCCAAGTCCGTCACCGATTTCGCCTCGGCCTCGGCCGAAGTCGCCGCCGAGAACATGGCCGCCTTCGCCGAAGTCGCCAAGAAGGTGCAGATGGAAACCGTCGAGCTGATGATGGCCGCCGGCAAGGAAGCGCAGGAAGATGCGACCGCCGCCGTCAAGAAGGCGACCGCCGACGCGACCACGGCCACCAAGAAGGCCGCGACCGCCAAGTAA
- the phaR gene encoding polyhydroxyalkanoate synthesis repressor PhaR, with the protein MPDESKPLLVKRYASRRLYNTETSDYVTLEDIAGFIRAGREVQIVDLKSGDDLTRSYLLQIIAEHESKGESVLPLGVLTDLVRSYTGAAQSVVPEFLASSFEVLRSGQSKMVENMTAMNPMAQMPGFKAMQEQQAAFFKAMTGGWKAPEEASDSPPQPTEGQSREELDAIRKQLAEMQAMLSRMNK; encoded by the coding sequence ATGCCGGACGAATCGAAGCCGCTGCTGGTCAAGCGCTACGCGAGCCGCAGGCTCTACAACACCGAGACAAGCGACTACGTGACGCTCGAGGACATCGCGGGGTTCATCCGCGCGGGGCGCGAGGTTCAGATCGTCGACCTGAAGTCCGGCGACGACCTGACGCGCTCCTACCTGCTGCAGATCATCGCGGAGCACGAATCCAAGGGCGAGTCGGTGCTGCCGCTGGGGGTGCTGACCGATCTGGTGCGGTCCTATACCGGCGCGGCGCAATCCGTGGTGCCGGAATTCCTGGCGTCGAGCTTCGAGGTGCTGCGCTCGGGTCAGTCGAAGATGGTGGAGAACATGACGGCCATGAACCCGATGGCGCAGATGCCGGGGTTCAAGGCCATGCAGGAGCAGCAGGCCGCGTTCTTCAAGGCGATGACCGGCGGCTGGAAGGCCCCGGAGGAAGCGTCCGACTCCCCGCCGCAGCCCACCGAAGGCCAGTCGCGCGAGGAACTGGACGCGATCCGCAAGCAGCTGGCCGAGATGCAGGCCATGCTGTCGCGGATGAACAAGTAG
- a CDS encoding aminotransferase, which produces MPDTTLPNSWDARAKAHSFFGFTDLPSIEARGTVVLTHGEGPYVIDTEGRRYLDANSGLWNMVAGFDHPDLTRAAQDQYARFPGYHAFFGRMSDQAVMLSETLIHVSPFDQGRVFYTNSGSEANDTMVKMLWFLHAAEGRPQARKIVTRGNAYHGVTAVSASMTGKPYNSVFGLPLPGFLHLTCPHYWREGLPGESEADFLNRLVAELEELIANEGADTIAGFFAEPVQGAGGVIPPVDGYFDAILPVLRAHGIPVIADEVITGFGRTGAVWGCESYGFVPDAIISSKALTAGYFPMGAVILGPDLSDRLQRATQAIEEFPHGFTASGHPVGCAVALAAIDLVLNGGLLNNVNRIIPRFEAGLAKLAQHDHIGEWRGRGLMGALEAVRDKSTKTPFESDLSVSERIANTCTDHGLICRPLGQSIVLCPPFIMNDAQMDEMFDKLSAALDQVFAEIA; this is translated from the coding sequence ATGCCCGATACCACCCTTCCCAATTCCTGGGACGCCCGCGCCAAGGCACACAGCTTCTTCGGCTTCACCGATCTGCCGTCGATCGAGGCGCGCGGCACCGTCGTGCTGACCCATGGCGAGGGGCCCTACGTCATCGATACCGAGGGGCGGCGCTATCTCGACGCCAATTCGGGCCTGTGGAACATGGTCGCGGGTTTCGACCATCCAGACCTCACCCGCGCGGCGCAGGATCAATACGCCCGCTTCCCAGGCTACCACGCCTTCTTCGGGCGCATGTCCGATCAGGCCGTCATGCTGTCCGAGACGCTGATCCACGTCTCGCCCTTCGACCAGGGGCGTGTCTTCTATACCAATTCGGGGTCCGAAGCGAACGACACCATGGTCAAGATGCTGTGGTTCCTGCATGCCGCCGAAGGTCGGCCGCAGGCCCGCAAGATCGTCACGCGGGGCAATGCCTATCACGGCGTCACCGCCGTCAGCGCGTCGATGACGGGCAAGCCGTACAATTCGGTGTTCGGCCTGCCCTTGCCCGGATTCCTGCACCTGACGTGTCCGCATTACTGGCGCGAGGGGCTGCCGGGCGAGAGTGAGGCGGACTTCCTGAACCGCCTCGTGGCCGAACTCGAGGAGTTGATCGCGAACGAAGGCGCCGACACCATCGCCGGCTTCTTTGCCGAGCCGGTGCAGGGCGCGGGCGGCGTGATCCCCCCGGTGGACGGCTATTTCGACGCGATCCTGCCCGTCCTGCGCGCGCACGGCATCCCCGTCATCGCCGACGAGGTCATCACCGGGTTCGGCCGCACCGGCGCCGTCTGGGGCTGCGAAAGCTATGGCTTCGTCCCCGACGCCATCATCAGCAGCAAGGCCCTGACCGCCGGCTATTTCCCCATGGGGGCCGTCATCCTGGGCCCCGACCTGTCGGACCGCCTGCAGCGCGCGACCCAGGCGATCGAGGAATTCCCCCATGGCTTCACCGCCTCCGGCCACCCGGTCGGCTGCGCCGTGGCCCTTGCCGCGATCGACCTCGTGCTGAATGGTGGCCTGCTGAACAACGTCAACCGCATCATCCCGCGGTTCGAAGCCGGTTTGGCCAAGCTCGCCCAACATGACCATATCGGCGAGTGGCGCGGCCGCGGCCTGATGGGCGCATTGGAGGCGGTGCGCGACAAATCGACCAAGACCCCGTTCGAGAGCGATCTTTCGGTCAGCGAGCGCATCGCCAACACCTGCACCGATCACGGGTTGATCTGCCGCCCGTTGGGCCAGTCCATCGTCCTCTGCCCGCCCTTCATCATGAACGACGCGCAGATGGACGAGATGTTCGACAAGCTCTCCGCCGCGCTCGATCAGGTCTTCGCGGAGATCGCCTGA